CACCTTCAGAATTAGGCCCTGGGTTCCCACAGTCATGCTGCTCCCCGCTCAGGACTGGGCTGGGGCTGCTCTCAGCCCTGAGGTTGCTGTGGGCCAGCAGCCCGGACAACAGCACGGTCTCCGTGGTGCTGATGAAGAGCAGCAGCAGGGCAGTGAAGTAGTGaactggggaggtgggcagggaggggaggccaGGGGCCAGGTCCGGCCTTGAGAGCCCAGGGACCTGAGCAGAGGCACCCTGGCTTGGGCGACAGCAGGTGCGGGCAGAATGAGGTGGGCCCGGCACAACGTGGTCCTGCCCCCGGCCAGGCGAGGGTGTGGGCCTTACTGAGCAGCGGGTTGCAGGAAGAGAAGCTGGGCAGGGCCTGAACCAGGGAGGAGTGGAAGACGAGGTAGCCCAGCAGCAGGGTCACCTTGTAGGCAATGCGCTCCGTCCGGAGGGGCAGCAGCGCCCCGCACAGGTCAGCCAACAGCAGTGCCTCCCCGGGTACCAAGAGCGCTATGATGGCCTTTAGCGCTGTGTTCTGCAGGCGCAACTGGAAGGAAGAAGGTCGGGGCTTTCCAGTGGGGGTTGCGCAGGGGTGGGCAGTAGAAGGGGGCCTCTGGGCAGTTGGTTGGAGGCAGCTGTTATGCGCACCAACCCTGGGGCCTTGGACTTGGCACGCCCCCACACCAGGTTCAGCAAACACCTGAAGACAAAGCCCAGGACCTAGCCCCACCCACCTTGCACCTGCCTAGGCTTCCTGGTCCTGCTCCATTTCCACCACCTGGAACCAATCATCACACTCAAGACCCATCAAGCAGACCAGGGAAGCAGGGGACCCCtgcccaaacacacacacttttctctGACACTGTCCTTCCAATCTGGCCAGGTGCAGCCTCTGTTTCCACAGCAGGCACCGCCTGGCTAAATACCCGGACCCTTACCAAAGTGCTCTGTGCTCAAAGACCTGAAGTGGGCACACCCTTGGGTTATCCTGCCTCTCCTCAAACACTGAACTAATTTCATGTAAAAAGCTTGGCTCAAGAACTCCGGGAGTGGGGCAAACCTGGGGACAGGTAGAGGCTAGCTCCTGACCAAAGCTTGGGGGCATTTTTGTTCGGGGCGGGATTCTCAGCCTGCCCCGGTCCAGCAGTGCCTTAGAACCGCTGCTGTGCGCCCCAGAGCAGGACTGATGGGTGTGCGGGTGATTTTCCTGGCCTGAGGATAAACCAAGCCCTTAGAGACCAGATCCCAGATAGCTGCAGTGAAGGAAGGAAACCCAAAGGCTGAAGGTGGGTAGGCACTGATCTGGCTGGCATGACTCCAAGGGACCCCAGGGAGCTGGGAACAGGCAAGGACCCGCCACCCGTAGGCGCATGAACGCTACTAGGAACACACAGTGTCCAAGTCTGTCATCGACCGGTTTATCGAGCGCGCTGAAACACTCAGCCCGCCTTTGTCGCGCTCACTGGCGGCTGCTGGTTCCCCGATCTACATACACCTGGCGCTTCCGCATGGCCACGTGCAAAGAGCCTTCGGTCGTCCCGCGCTCCCCAGCCTCAGTTAGGGACTTCTACACGGACTTTAACTCTGCCGCCTTCGGTGCGGGCCGCCCTCTTTCCTTGTAACTAGGCAGGGCACCCGCCCTCATTTATCGAGAGCTCCCCTGTGAAGTCGTAGAGCCTCGTGAGATATGCGGAGACACGGCGCGCCAATGCACGCGGAATGGATTGCGCGTTTTATTAACAGATGAAACTCCCTCCACGATCCCCCGACCTCTGACTCCAATCTTTGAACACCCAAGTGTACTCCCTAAGTGCCTTCGGGTCACATTAACTGTCAAGATGGCTTTGGGAGCCTTTTGGTCCCGCCAGGACAGGCTAGGAACCGAGCTCGAGGACTGGCAGCTAAGAGGCGCCGGCGCAGGAGCAGAGGGCCCGGCTGCCTCGCTCACGTGCGTTACGTCGGTGGACTCGCGCTCCAGCACGCTGCCGTTGTGGGTGCCCTGGGTCGCGACGCACACGCGGCCGGAGGCTCTGCGCGGGGCGCGGCGCAACAGGCTCGCGCAGATCTTGCGGAAGTGCTTGGAGACGAGAGCGTAGACGATAGGATTGACGCAGGAGTTGGAGTAGGAGACGAGGTGCGAGAGGATACGCAGCGCGTAGGTAGAGCGCGTAAGGGGGGAGCGGCCGAAACACACGCAGAGGATAAGCGCGTGGTGAGGCATCCAACAGGGGCAGAAGAGCGCGGCCACGATGATGATCATACGCGTCAACTTGCGCTTGGCGCGCCGGGCGCCCGAGCCGGCGGCCACCGGGTCGACGGAGCGCCAGAGGTAGCGCAGGGTGCGCGCGTAGGTCAGGCCGAGCACCAGCACGGGCAGCTGAAGACAAAGGTGCAGAGGTCCATGGCGCGGCGGCGAGGCGCGCTCCACGCCGGGTGGCACACGGTCAGGTTGGCTAACCGTGACTGGCGGTAGTAACTCAAGTACGGCCCGGAAAAGAGCAGCGACAGCCCCCAGATGAGCCCGATGGCCGCCAGGGCGTTGCGAGGCGTGCGCAGCTCGCGGAAGTGCAGCGGGTAGCGGGTGGCCAGTTACCTGCGGGTCAGGCCAGAAAGGGAGACGTCTGGTGTGCCGGCGGATTCGCGGAGGCAGGGCCGGACCCCTCCACCTCGAGCCCCACGCTCAGTGTCGAGGAATGTTTCTAGCGCACGGTAATACCGCACAAGCCCGGAGGGCGACACAGAGCATCCCGGACACCCTCAGCCGCGCCTACATGTGGGGCGGGACCCGGCAGCAGGAAAGGCCACTCATCTGCTCTTCCTGAGACTACGACCGCAATCGGATTCCACCCGCGAGGGCACCCCGAAGATTAAACAGACTTTGGGGCTCCGGCAGGCTGTGATTACCCACCAGTGACGGTGCCCGGAGAGGTAGGACCCAGGCGCCTCGAGGCCCTAGGAGACAGCCTGGAGACACTGTCAGGCAAGGTACCGCGAGGGAATTCCTTAGAGAAGCCGACGTTTTATGGGTCCCACCAGTGCTCTCTTCTTGGAACCAACACACTTGGCATTCAGTGGAACTGGGAAGTATATGGGGAATGGGGCCTCACCTCGCTGCCTGTCCAGCGAAGGTTGGGAGGACGTGGGGACGGAGGGGGCCGGGGAGATACCAGGATTCCCTCCCTAGGAATCCCCCAGGTGTCCTTTCAAGCTTCAGCTTCCAAGGGGACCCTTGGGCCCGCTCCTCTCCTGCCCTTGCCCCCGGGCCTGTTGGTCAGGTTGTGGGACCGAGCTAGGGAGCCTCGGGCATGCTTGCTCGGGGTTTGGCATGGGCCCTCACGAAGGACCCAAATTCTGCAGTCCGCACCAGAGTCGGCTGTGCGGAGCAAACTGTGGCTTGGAGGCCAGCGAAATGGAGGCGCCCGAGTTTGATGCCAGGAGACAGGCCAATGGCTTCACGCACAGGATTACTGGATGGGCAACTCTGAGCAAATCACTTACAAACTCGGTTTGGTCTGTAAATTGGGCACAGTAATCCCTCCCATCCCAGCCTCCCAGGGGCATTGagcttcaaaggagacccagcaCGGGGAAAAACGCTTTGTACCCAGAAACGTTGTGCTTTGTCAGATGCCAGCGTCGCTGGAGAGCTGAGGTCTCCGGCCTGAAGCCCCTGAGGATGCACCTAACAGAGAGACACGGAGGTCCCCCattcttattcttcttttttgtcTTACACGCCTGCTTGTCTTTCACTCCTTCCTGGTTCCCTTGCCTTCCTAGTGTTCTTTTCTACTTTCCACACATCCCTCCTTGACCCTCAAGTCCAGCCCCCTTCTCCAGCCACAGCCTGCCTGCCAGCTCACCTGTCCAGGGAGACGGCAGCCAGTGTGAAGCTGCTGGCATGCATGGTGAGGAAGATGAGGAAGTGCACCGCCTTGCAGAGCAGCGAGCCGAACACCCAGTCGTCCAGGGTGTAGATGGTGGCCTGGAAGGGCACGCAGCACACGATGAAACACAAGTTGGCCACGCCCAGGTTGAGGATGAACAGGTTGGTGGTGCTGACCGCCTGGCCACCACGAAGCAGCACGGCCAGCACCAGTGAGTTGCCTATGGTGCCCACGAGGAAGATGAGCGCAAATAGCATGGGCATGATGACCGCCTCAGGCTGCCAGCTACCCCGGCCGCCCGCCTCGTTCGTGTCCTCGGTGTCCAGGCCACCCGAGCCATTCATAGTGCCGCCGCACCGGGGCTGCCCCGACTTCTGCAGCCGTCTGCGTCCTGGCGAGCGCGCAGCTCCAGCGGCTTCAGCCGCTGCAGCGCCCAGAGCGACTCGGCGGAGCTGCGGGTGGAGTGAGTCTCGCTGAGACTGGGGCAGGAGAAGCGGGTgcgctgggggcagggggaggagcgAGCAGCCGAAGGGTGGGGTGTTCCCCCTGGCGGCCGGCCGCGCTGGGGGAAGGGCTGTCCAGTGGCCTCGGCGCGCCCCGGCCAAGGCACAGGCTGCCCACCCCTGGGGC
Above is a genomic segment from Mesoplodon densirostris isolate mMesDen1 chromosome 18, mMesDen1 primary haplotype, whole genome shotgun sequence containing:
- the ZACN gene encoding zinc-activated ligand-gated ion channel, whose protein sequence is MRKRQVYVDRGTSSRQCLLNLVWGRAKSKAPGLLRLQNTALKAIIALLVPGEALLLADLCGALLPLRTERIAYKVTLLLGYLVFHSSLVQALPSFSSCNPLLIHYFTALLLLFISTTETVLLSGLLAHSNLRAESSPSPVLSGEQHDCGNPGPNSEEASRGVTGSRRSWAEAADHIFFLVYVAGVLCSQFIFAVLWMWATCQSDPAPGEAAPHGGWPRL
- the GALR2 gene encoding LOW QUALITY PROTEIN: galanin receptor type 2 (The sequence of the model RefSeq protein was modified relative to this genomic sequence to represent the inferred CDS: inserted 1 base in 1 codon; substituted 1 base at 1 genomic stop codon) is translated as MNGSGGLDTEDTNEAGGRGSWQPEAVIMPMLFALIFLVGTIGNSLVLAVLLRGGQAVSTTNLFILNLGVANLCFIVCCVPFQATIYTLDDWVFGSLLCKAVHFLIFLTMHASSFTLAAVSLDRXLATRYPLHFRELRTPRNALAAIGLIWGLSLLFSGPYLSYYRQSRLANLTVCHPAWSAPRRRAMDLCTFVFXLPVLVLGLTYARTLRYLWRSVDPVAAGSGARRAKRKLTRMIIIVAALFCPCWMPHHALILCVCFGRSPLTRSTYALRILSHLVSYSNSCVNPIVYALVSKHFRKICASLLRRAPRRASGRVCVATQGTHNGSVLERESTDVTHVSEAAGPSAPAPAPLSCQSSSSVPSLSWRDQKAPKAILTVNLQGKRAARTEGGRVKVRVEVPN